From Tissierellales bacterium, a single genomic window includes:
- the mreB gene encoding rod shape-determining protein MreB, whose product MIIKRRGGSGIVAFRTDLGIDLGTASTLVYVKGEGVILNEPSVVAIDQDVENFLAVGEEARRMLGRTPGNIIAIRPLKDGVISTYGVTEKMLKYFIRKAMGRKIFKPRIVICVPSGVTEVEKRAVIEASNQAGARSTYLIEEPIAAAIGAGIDITEPNGRMIVDVGGGTTDVAVISLGGMVVNQSIKIAGDDCDEAIIKYIRRKHNIMIGERSAEELKVHIGTAYERKKDVMKEVKGRNLVTGLPKNIMVSSSEILEALEEPIANILDTIHSVLERTPPELAADIGDDGIVLTGGGALLYGLDRLITESTGIFTKIAENPISSVAGGTGKALDWIGLLQDNHVDPDTIRTN is encoded by the coding sequence ATGATCATAAAACGAAGAGGGGGGTCGGGGATAGTGGCTTTTAGAACAGACTTAGGTATAGATTTAGGAACTGCTAGTACACTTGTATATGTAAAAGGTGAAGGTGTAATTTTAAATGAACCTTCCGTAGTTGCTATAGATCAAGATGTAGAGAATTTTTTAGCAGTTGGTGAAGAAGCAAGAAGGATGTTAGGTCGGACTCCGGGAAATATAATTGCAATAAGACCACTAAAAGATGGAGTGATCTCCACTTATGGTGTGACAGAAAAGATGCTTAAATATTTTATACGAAAAGCTATGGGAAGAAAAATATTTAAGCCTAGAATAGTAATATGTGTTCCCAGTGGTGTAACAGAAGTGGAAAAGAGAGCAGTGATTGAAGCTAGTAATCAGGCAGGGGCTAGATCAACTTATTTAATTGAAGAACCAATTGCTGCAGCAATTGGGGCAGGAATAGATATAACAGAGCCTAATGGCCGTATGATAGTAGATGTAGGAGGGGGGACCACAGATGTTGCAGTAATTTCCCTTGGTGGCATGGTTGTTAATCAGTCAATTAAAATAGCTGGTGATGATTGTGATGAAGCTATAATAAAATATATTAGAAGAAAACATAATATTATGATAGGAGAAAGAAGTGCAGAAGAACTAAAGGTGCATATTGGAACTGCATATGAAAGGAAAAAAGATGTGATGAAGGAAGTAAAGGGTAGAAATTTAGTAACAGGTTTACCTAAAAATATTATGGTTTCTTCTTCAGAAATATTAGAAGCTTTAGAAGAACCTATTGCAAATATTTTAGATACTATACATTCTGTGTTAGAGCGGACTCCACCAGAATTAGCTGCAGACATAGGTGATGATGGTATAGTACTTACTGGGGGAGGAGCTTTATTATATGGGTTGGATAGGTTGATTACAGAAAGTACAGGTATCTTTACTAAAATAGCTGAAAACCCTATTTCAAGTGTAGCAGGGGGAACTGGTAAGGCTTTAGATTGGATAGGTTTATTACAAGATAATCATGTAGATCCAGATACAATTAGGACAAATTAA
- the spoIIID gene encoding sporulation transcriptional regulator SpoIIID, producing MKDYIEERALEIAKYIISEEATVRQAASVFGVSKSTVHKDVTERLPKINPLIAGMVKQVLEKNKAERHIRGGKATKLKYKAMNE from the coding sequence GTGAAAGATTATATAGAGGAAAGAGCATTAGAGATTGCAAAATACATAATTAGCGAAGAGGCTACCGTAAGACAAGCAGCTAGTGTATTTGGGGTTAGTAAGAGTACAGTTCATAAGGATGTTACCGAACGACTCCCTAAAATAAACCCTCTTATTGCTGGTATGGTAAAACAGGTATTGGAAAAAAATAAAGCAGAAAGGCATATCAGGGGTGGGAAAGCTACAAAACTGAAATATAAAGCTATGAACGAATAG
- a CDS encoding M23 family metallopeptidase, translating to MKDKIKKIMEKDGFYITLFVCVCIVATTAVWASKNNIEKAKEEKIIEEELIVDTREIEEQLEMEPTLASGEFEEEKKENEKQTEPEKPVEEKEPEPEVKEPEAPQNEEKTPTTEIEGMITPVENGSLGLEFTEENLIYSTTLEEWTSHEGVDFYAKEGTTIVASGSGVVREIYEDDLWGTVIILDHGNEILTKYASLQTNKMVNEGQKVAKGDPISKVGKTAAIEQKDKPHLHFEVIKDGVPVNPKQYITNLK from the coding sequence ATGAAAGATAAAATCAAGAAAATAATGGAGAAAGATGGATTTTATATTACTTTATTTGTCTGTGTATGTATAGTAGCAACCACGGCAGTTTGGGCTTCTAAAAATAATATAGAGAAGGCTAAAGAAGAAAAAATTATTGAAGAAGAGCTTATAGTTGACACTAGAGAAATAGAAGAACAATTAGAAATGGAGCCTACATTAGCAAGTGGAGAGTTTGAAGAAGAAAAAAAGGAAAATGAAAAACAAACAGAACCAGAAAAACCTGTGGAGGAAAAAGAACCGGAGCCAGAAGTTAAAGAGCCAGAAGCTCCTCAAAATGAAGAAAAAACTCCTACTACAGAAATTGAAGGTATGATAACTCCAGTTGAAAACGGGAGTTTAGGATTAGAGTTTACAGAGGAAAATTTAATTTATTCTACTACATTAGAAGAGTGGACTAGTCATGAGGGTGTAGACTTTTATGCTAAGGAAGGTACAACTATTGTAGCTAGTGGTTCAGGAGTAGTTAGGGAAATATACGAAGATGATTTATGGGGAACAGTAATAATATTAGACCATGGAAATGAAATATTAACTAAATATGCAAGTTTACAAACAAATAAAATGGTTAATGAGGGACAAAAAGTCGCAAAAGGTGACCCTATAAGTAAAGTTGGAAAAACAGCTGCAATAGAACAAAAGGATAAACCACATTTACATTTTGAAGTAATAAAAGATGGTGTACCAGTTAACCCAAAACAGTATATCACCAATCTTAAATGA
- the spoIID gene encoding stage II sporulation protein D, giving the protein MKKLWVYLSFILIITIVLPTILVKTFNIVSKEGDEKSKSRKEKRVDNKTGDKFDGSIDVYDTRSQKIITVPLEDYVKGVVAAEMPAEFEIEALKAQAIAGRTYALQRTANFEDGHPDHPDAALCTGIHCQAYLSVDELEKLHSKKWVDKYWGKIEEAVNETVNEVIYFDGEIIEPLYHSTSGGKTEDSKDVFAIERAYLKSVPSPYEKDAPKFKSIVTMTVDEFIQKIQGKYTGANITKDNVHEKIKLVEKTDSGRIKKVMIDGTVVEGREIRELFELNSTNFKIMLNPKSNIVEIETKGYGHGVGMSQWGANGLAREGKDYKGILKHYYTGVEIKEYK; this is encoded by the coding sequence ATGAAAAAGCTATGGGTATACTTGTCATTTATTTTAATTATAACTATTGTTCTTCCAACGATTCTTGTAAAAACATTCAATATAGTATCTAAAGAAGGCGATGAAAAGTCTAAAAGTAGAAAAGAAAAGAGAGTAGATAATAAAACTGGTGATAAGTTTGATGGTTCTATAGATGTCTATGATACGAGGAGCCAGAAAATTATTACTGTACCCTTAGAGGATTATGTTAAGGGAGTTGTAGCGGCAGAAATGCCCGCTGAGTTTGAAATAGAGGCTTTAAAAGCACAAGCTATTGCAGGTAGAACTTATGCATTACAAAGGACTGCGAATTTTGAGGATGGACATCCGGATCATCCCGATGCTGCCCTTTGTACAGGCATTCACTGTCAGGCTTATTTGTCTGTAGATGAATTGGAAAAACTCCATTCGAAAAAATGGGTAGATAAATATTGGGGTAAAATAGAAGAAGCGGTGAATGAGACTGTTAATGAAGTTATATATTTCGATGGTGAAATAATAGAACCACTATATCATTCTACTAGTGGCGGTAAAACTGAGGATTCTAAGGATGTTTTTGCAATAGAAAGGGCCTATTTAAAATCAGTGCCTAGTCCTTATGAGAAAGATGCGCCAAAATTTAAAAGTATCGTAACTATGACTGTTGATGAATTTATTCAAAAGATACAGGGAAAATATACAGGAGCTAATATTACTAAAGATAATGTTCATGAAAAAATAAAATTAGTAGAAAAAACTGATAGTGGAAGAATAAAAAAAGTAATGATAGATGGAACAGTAGTGGAAGGACGAGAAATAAGAGAATTATTTGAATTAAACTCTACTAATTTTAAAATAATGTTAAATCCTAAAAGTAATATAGTAGAAATTGAGACTAAGGGCTATGGTCATGGTGTAGGCATGAGTCAATGGGGTGCCAATGGCTTAGCCAGGGAAGGAAAGGATTATAAAGGAATCCTTAAACACTATTATACAGGAGTAGAGATAAAAGAGTATAAATGA